A part of Mesoplodon densirostris isolate mMesDen1 chromosome 10, mMesDen1 primary haplotype, whole genome shotgun sequence genomic DNA contains:
- the CRIPTO gene encoding teratocarcinoma-derived growth factor 1 has translation MDQRKMERFSSSMILILAFSRAFELGLVTGLGHCELARPSQGDLAFRDDGLQSQEEPAIRHRPSHFVPSTGIQNSKELNRTCCLNGGTCMLGSFCACPPSFYGRNCEHDMRKQNCGSVPHDTWLPRKCSMCKCWHGQFRCFPQPFLPGCDGHVMDEHLTAAGTPELTLSACAFMLPGICLAIQSYY, from the exons ATGGACCAAAGAAAGATGGAGCGCTTTTCTTCCAG TATGATTTTGATCCTGGCCTTTTCCAGAGCATTTGAACTGGGATTAGTCACTG GATTGGGCCACTGTGAACTTGCCCGTCCATCACAGGGAGACCTGGCCTTCAGAGACGACGGCCTTCAGTCCCAGGAGGAGCCTGCAATTCGTCATCGGCCTTCCCACTTTGTACCATCCACGGGAATCCAGAACA GTAAGGAGCTAAACAGAACCTGCTGTCTGAATGGGGGAACCTGCATGCTGGGGTCCTTTTGTGCCTGCCCCCCCTCTTTCTATGGACGGAACTGTGAGCATGACATGCGCAAACA GAACTGTGGGTCTGTGCCCCATGACACCTGGCTGCCCAGGAAGTGTTCCATGTGTAAATGCTGGCACGGCCAGTTCCGCTGCTTTCCTCAGCCGTTCCTACCTGGTTGTG ATGGCCATGTGATGGATGAGCACCTCACAGCTGCCGGGACTCCAGAATTAACACTGTCTGCATGTGCTTTTATGCTACCTGGCATCTGCCTTGCTATACAAAGTTATTATTAA